Below is a genomic region from Cupriavidus sp. P-10.
GCGGTCGCAGGTGCGATTGCTGGCAAGTTCTAAGATGCGGGTCACGTCGTCGTGCGTACAGCCTGCGAGCAGCTGACGCCGGCAAAATGTATTGCGCAGCGTGCGGGGACTTGGCTCGACGCCGGAGAATTTTATCGATTCCAGCGCGGCGGCCACGATCCGGCCAAGCTCATGTCGGTAATGGGATGGCCATCCGGGAGCAGGGTAGAAAGCAGGTTGCCTTTGACGGCAAGCGTTGCGTGGCGAGCGTGCCAGGCCTGAAGTAGCGGTACAGCGAATGCGGCCAAGTGAACAGTGCGCCCATCCCGCGCCCTATGTCCCGTCACGAAGAGATAGGCCGGGTTTGCATCTGGCACTGGGTCGCCCAAACGCGCAGGCTTCCGCTGCGGTAATCCCCGTTGAGCGAGAGGTCAGAATCGCGGCCGCCCATAACGGTTGCGGCGCGCGGCGAGCCTTGCGCGGGTGCAGGCATAGCGCGGGTAGGCGGCATCGAGCATGCCCGCGATCCGCTCCAAGCGATCCTCCTGAGTGAAACAGCACGCGAGCAGGCATTCGTCGGCGCAGTAGCGGATGATTTCCTGTAGCAGCGCATACCGCTTCTCGGGCGGGAACTGGAGATTGCCGGCCTTCGCCCACGCCTTCAGCCCTGTCTGAGCCAGCGCTACGAGTTTGTCGGGTTTTGCTGGCCCGGTTTGACACAGTTCAACCGCTTCACGATGCAGCTGTCGGTCGAAATCGCTCATGCTGGCTCCCCGATGAGAGGCTGGAGATCCGCGACGCTGACCCAGCGGGGGCAGACTTTCACGCGCCCGCGGACAAACTCTTCCACCTCAACATCGGCCGTGGGGCCGCTCGGCCCGTTGAAGACCGAATTGACGCGAGCCTGACGGGCGGGGAGCGCGGGCGCGGCCCGGTAGCGCAGGGTGGCAATTGCGCCGGCTTGGATCCGTCCATAGGCGCGAAAGACGGGCGTGCCGTTGGCATGCCGGCCGATCTGGTCGCGGAACGCTGGCCTCAGCTCGTCGAGAAAGGCTCCGAGCTGCGATCGTTGCATGCCGATACCACCACAGGTTTCCTGCAGGACAGGCAGGTCGTGGCCGTATCGGCGGGCCAACGCAGCACGCATGACGCGCCGATACTCGGCGCCGCC
It encodes:
- a CDS encoding DUF6884 domain-containing protein; amino-acid sequence: MQRDTMPMLSTTQLSLIPTAPALCDEAVEPALLLMACSGSKLDRDARAIDLYRGVMYQSYRAHLRSDAVPRVLILSARHGFLEPDTEIAPYDQRMTRQRADQMMADLSSYLRPAAWPTRIGSVMLAGGAEYRRVMRAALARRYGHDLPVLQETCGGIGMQRSQLGAFLDELRPAFRDQIGRHANGTPVFRAYGRIQAGAIATLRYRAAPALPARQARVNSVFNGPSGPTADVEVEEFVRGRVKVCPRWVSVADLQPLIGEPA